One Amycolatopsis sp. NBC_00355 genomic window carries:
- a CDS encoding activator-dependent family glycosyltransferase, protein MRVLLTTYAERTHFLMMVPLAWALRTAGHDVRVAVQPKLAGAVTGAGLTAVPVGHDRDLWDLLRRTGPEHLFGVETGWPAPYDTAALSTPDWDHVLRGYRDIAVRWHKTSNVPLINDLVDFAQWWRPDLVLWEPTTYAGAIAAKACGAAHGRILIGEDVFGLTRDHFLRLRPSGAPDPLGEWLGAYAEKYGGEFSEDMVTGQFTIDQLPASLRHRASLEHVPMRYVNYGGAAVVPDWLSTPPSRPRIALTMGLTAHDRTGGYPVDLQDVLDAVDGLDVELVATVTPETRLSRVPSRTRLVPFVPLTSLLTTCSVAIHHAGVGTLASTALRGIPQLTLPWDVDQPTLGARLAAQDAGISIHATEATTEGIRDALVRLLHEPAYTKGAAHLRDEMLAMPTPNDVAHQLTEG, encoded by the coding sequence ATGCGCGTCCTGCTGACCACCTACGCCGAGCGCACCCACTTCCTGATGATGGTGCCGCTCGCGTGGGCGCTGCGCACCGCCGGGCACGACGTCCGGGTGGCGGTGCAGCCCAAGCTCGCCGGGGCGGTGACCGGGGCGGGGCTCACCGCCGTCCCGGTCGGGCACGACCGCGACCTGTGGGACCTGCTGCGCCGCACCGGGCCCGAGCACCTGTTCGGCGTCGAGACGGGCTGGCCCGCGCCCTACGACACGGCGGCACTGTCCACCCCGGACTGGGACCACGTGCTGCGCGGCTACCGCGACATCGCCGTGCGCTGGCACAAGACGAGCAACGTCCCGCTGATCAACGACCTCGTCGACTTCGCCCAGTGGTGGCGGCCGGACCTGGTGCTGTGGGAGCCGACGACGTACGCCGGCGCGATCGCGGCCAAGGCGTGCGGCGCCGCGCACGGCCGGATCCTCATCGGCGAGGACGTCTTCGGCCTGACCCGCGACCACTTCCTGCGGCTGCGGCCATCCGGTGCGCCGGACCCGCTCGGCGAGTGGCTGGGGGCGTACGCGGAGAAGTACGGCGGCGAGTTCAGCGAGGACATGGTCACCGGGCAGTTCACGATCGACCAGCTCCCGGCGTCCCTGCGGCACCGGGCCTCGCTGGAGCACGTCCCGATGCGGTACGTGAACTACGGCGGCGCAGCGGTGGTCCCGGACTGGCTCTCGACGCCACCTTCGCGCCCACGCATCGCACTCACCATGGGCCTGACCGCGCACGACCGCACCGGCGGCTACCCGGTGGATCTGCAGGACGTCCTCGACGCGGTCGACGGCCTCGACGTCGAGCTGGTCGCCACGGTCACTCCCGAAACCCGGCTCAGCAGGGTCCCCTCGCGAACACGCCTGGTCCCGTTCGTGCCGTTGACGTCGTTGCTGACGACGTGCTCGGTCGCCATCCACCACGCCGGCGTCGGCACCCTGGCGTCGACGGCGTTGCGCGGCATCCCGCAGCTCACCCTGCCCTGGGACGTCGACCAGCCCACGCTCGGCGCCCGCCTCGCGGCGCAGGACGCCGGGATCTCCATCCACGCCACCGAGGCGACCACCGAAGGCATCCGCGACGCGCTCGTCCGGCTGCTGCACGAACCCGCGTACACCAAGGGCGCCGCCCACCTGCGCGACGAGATGCTCGCCATGCCGACGCCCAACGACGTCGCCCACCAGTTAACCGAGGGATGA
- a CDS encoding activator-dependent family glycosyltransferase, which produces MRVLFTTYPEKTHFLAMAPLAWALRTAGHEVRVACQPKFADVVTQAGLTAVPVGPDRDLWQLMARDTNWFSVGLNGLPVPYDTVDWRPEDVSYEYLRDGYKLHVTKWHKMSNVPLIPGLVEFAQVWQPDLVIWEPSTYAGAIAAEAVGAAHARLLFSLDTFGVTRDHFTRLSTEGAEDPLKDWLAPAAGKYGVPWSERLVTGEFTISLLPPSLRVEADLDYVPMRYVPYGGPAVLPAWLRTPPEKPRVALTMGISIAESSGDMVDLEDLFDELSDVDMELVATIPESVQEKLGKVPDNVRMVSFVPLHALVPTCTAVIHHAGYGTLATTALHGKPQVIVPWNADGPALAKRVAAQGAGLALHVHQASARGVLRNRLLRVLTEPKFTEGAHRLRDEILAMPTPNDVADQLARRVAKVAIA; this is translated from the coding sequence ATGCGCGTCCTGTTCACCACCTACCCGGAGAAGACCCACTTCCTCGCCATGGCGCCGCTCGCCTGGGCGCTGCGCACCGCCGGGCACGAGGTGCGCGTCGCGTGCCAGCCGAAGTTCGCCGACGTCGTCACGCAGGCCGGGCTCACCGCCGTGCCGGTCGGGCCGGACCGCGACCTCTGGCAGCTGATGGCGCGTGACACGAACTGGTTCAGCGTCGGCCTCAACGGCCTGCCGGTGCCCTACGACACCGTCGACTGGCGCCCCGAAGACGTCTCCTACGAGTACCTCCGCGACGGCTACAAGCTGCACGTCACCAAGTGGCACAAGATGAGCAACGTCCCGCTGATCCCGGGCCTGGTCGAGTTCGCCCAGGTGTGGCAGCCGGACCTGGTGATCTGGGAGCCGTCGACGTACGCGGGCGCGATCGCCGCCGAGGCCGTCGGCGCGGCGCACGCGCGGCTGCTGTTCAGCCTCGACACCTTCGGCGTCACCCGCGACCACTTCACCCGCCTCAGCACTGAAGGCGCCGAAGACCCGCTGAAGGACTGGCTGGCGCCGGCCGCGGGCAAGTACGGCGTCCCGTGGAGCGAACGCCTCGTCACGGGCGAGTTCACGATCTCGCTGCTGCCGCCGTCACTGCGCGTGGAGGCGGATCTCGACTACGTGCCGATGCGGTACGTGCCCTATGGCGGCCCCGCCGTGCTCCCGGCCTGGCTGCGCACGCCGCCGGAGAAGCCGCGGGTGGCGCTCACCATGGGCATCAGCATCGCCGAGTCCAGCGGGGACATGGTCGACCTCGAGGACCTGTTCGACGAACTGTCCGATGTGGACATGGAACTCGTCGCGACGATCCCGGAGAGCGTCCAGGAGAAGCTCGGCAAGGTCCCGGACAACGTCCGGATGGTGTCGTTCGTGCCGCTGCACGCGCTCGTGCCGACGTGCACCGCCGTCATCCACCACGCCGGCTACGGCACCCTCGCGACGACGGCGTTGCACGGAAAACCGCAGGTCATCGTGCCGTGGAACGCCGACGGGCCCGCGCTCGCCAAGCGCGTCGCCGCGCAGGGGGCCGGGCTGGCGCTGCACGTCCACCAGGCGTCGGCCCGCGGGGTGCTGCGCAACCGGCTGCTGCGCGTGCTCACCGAGCCCAAGTTCACCGAGGGCGCGCACCGGCTGCGCGACGAGATCCTCGCCATGCCGACGCCCAACGACGTCGCCGACCAGCTCGCCCGCCGGGTCGCGAAAGTGGCCATCGCGTGA
- a CDS encoding nucleotide disphospho-sugar-binding domain-containing protein → MKVLFAANPEKAHFLPMVPLAWALRTAGHEVRIACQPKFAPVVTQAGLTAVPVGRDGDLWDLMPRHPDYRGTQWRPAYGLPVPYEVAEFPEKATPEYLEESYAAILHYWHKPACFPMIGGLVEFARAWEPDLVLWEPLCFAGPIAALASGAAHGRILWSTDVFGVTRSFPAAGDPLGDWLGAYARKHGGEFTEELVTGQFTIDQLPASLRLPTSLETVPMQYLPHGGPASIPDWLRRPPDKPRVALSMGISLTDHEAGYSVAVQDVLDHLVKLDVEVVATLPDVEKAKLASIPDGVRIVPYAPLEALAATCSAVVSHGGFGTFLTTARHAVPQLCTPWDFDGPVFAARAAAQGGALAVRADQATGEVVADAVSRLLSEHPFRERAAALREEIRAMPTPNAVAEQLAAQYRRGS, encoded by the coding sequence GTGAAGGTCCTCTTCGCCGCCAACCCCGAGAAGGCGCACTTCCTGCCGATGGTGCCGCTGGCCTGGGCGCTGCGCACCGCCGGGCACGAGGTGCGGATCGCGTGCCAGCCGAAGTTCGCGCCGGTCGTCACCCAGGCCGGGCTGACGGCGGTGCCGGTCGGCCGCGACGGCGACCTGTGGGACCTCATGCCGCGCCACCCCGACTACCGCGGCACCCAGTGGCGGCCGGCGTACGGGCTGCCGGTGCCGTACGAGGTCGCGGAGTTCCCGGAGAAGGCGACGCCGGAGTACCTCGAGGAGTCGTACGCGGCGATCCTGCACTACTGGCACAAACCCGCGTGCTTCCCGATGATCGGCGGCCTGGTCGAGTTCGCGCGCGCCTGGGAGCCGGACCTCGTGCTGTGGGAGCCGCTGTGCTTCGCGGGCCCGATCGCGGCGCTGGCGTCCGGCGCCGCGCACGGCCGGATCCTGTGGAGCACCGACGTCTTCGGCGTCACCCGGTCGTTTCCCGCCGCCGGCGATCCCTTGGGTGACTGGCTCGGCGCGTACGCGCGCAAGCACGGCGGCGAGTTCACCGAGGAGCTGGTCACCGGGCAGTTCACGATCGACCAGCTCCCGGCGTCGCTGCGGCTGCCGACGTCGCTGGAAACCGTGCCGATGCAATACCTTCCGCACGGCGGACCGGCGTCCATTCCAGACTGGCTGCGGCGGCCGCCCGACAAGCCACGGGTCGCGCTGAGCATGGGGATCAGCCTCACCGACCACGAGGCTGGGTACTCGGTCGCGGTGCAGGACGTGCTGGATCACCTGGTGAAGCTGGACGTCGAGGTCGTCGCCACCTTGCCGGACGTCGAGAAGGCGAAACTGGCGAGTATCCCGGACGGCGTCCGGATCGTGCCGTACGCGCCGCTCGAAGCCCTGGCGGCGACGTGCTCGGCCGTCGTCTCCCACGGCGGCTTCGGCACGTTCCTGACGACCGCGCGCCACGCCGTCCCGCAGCTGTGCACGCCCTGGGACTTCGACGGCCCGGTCTTCGCCGCCCGCGCCGCGGCGCAAGGCGGCGCACTCGCGGTCCGCGCCGACCAGGCAACGGGCGAGGTGGTGGCGGACGCCGTGTCCCGCCTGCTCAGCGAACACCCCTTCCGCGAACGGGCGGCCGCGCTGCGCGAGGAGATCCGGGCCATGCCCACACCCAACGCGGTCGCCGAACAGCTGGCCGCCCAGTACCGCAGGGGGTCGTGA
- a CDS encoding activator-dependent family glycosyltransferase: MRVLFTVSPGTTVFNSMVPLAWALRTAGHDVRVASQPAFADEITQAGLTAVPLGRDLGIPRLLLAMGMDSAALEEARRGLPDPYAVLDEPDSTDWDRAHRAFTEVAEGARFETFAIMSALVGFVRDWEPDLVVWEPFTPAGAIAAKACGAAHARLLYGVDVYAFARQHFLSIRNGRNDPLADWLGGYARKYGAEFSEDMTVGQFTIDQIPASLQTESDLHYLRTPYIPYGGAAVVPRWLQLPPQRPRVALTMGLSATGYFSGYTVNVQDILDSLADLDIELVATVAEAEQAKLARIPDNARLVPYVALHALAPTCTAAITHAGFGTLTAFAPYGVPQLTLPFHFDEPTLGHRLAARGAGLNLDPTQVTGANVREGVLRLLTEASFTTAARRLQTEIRALPSPNDLVPEIEALTAKHRTRH, from the coding sequence ATGCGGGTTTTGTTCACCGTCAGCCCGGGGACGACCGTGTTCAACAGCATGGTGCCGCTGGCCTGGGCGCTGCGCACCGCCGGGCACGACGTGCGCGTCGCGAGCCAGCCCGCGTTCGCCGACGAGATCACCCAGGCCGGGCTCACCGCCGTGCCGCTCGGGCGTGACCTCGGCATCCCGCGACTGCTGCTGGCCATGGGCATGGACAGCGCCGCCCTCGAAGAGGCGCGCCGCGGTCTGCCGGACCCGTACGCCGTGCTCGACGAGCCGGACTCGACCGACTGGGACCGCGCCCACCGCGCGTTCACCGAGGTCGCCGAGGGAGCGCGGTTCGAGACGTTCGCGATCATGTCGGCGCTCGTCGGGTTCGTCCGCGACTGGGAACCGGACCTCGTCGTGTGGGAGCCGTTCACCCCGGCGGGTGCGATCGCGGCCAAGGCCTGCGGGGCCGCCCACGCCCGGCTGCTCTACGGCGTCGACGTCTACGCCTTTGCGCGTCAACACTTCCTGAGCATCCGCAACGGCCGGAACGACCCTCTCGCGGACTGGCTCGGCGGGTACGCGCGCAAGTACGGCGCGGAGTTCAGCGAGGACATGACGGTCGGGCAGTTCACCATCGACCAGATCCCGGCGAGCCTGCAGACCGAGTCGGACCTGCACTATCTGCGCACGCCCTACATCCCATATGGCGGCGCGGCGGTCGTCCCGCGCTGGCTGCAGCTGCCGCCGCAACGCCCGCGCGTCGCCCTCACCATGGGCCTGAGCGCCACCGGCTACTTCTCCGGGTACACGGTGAACGTCCAGGACATCCTGGACTCCCTCGCCGACCTGGACATCGAGCTGGTGGCGACGGTCGCCGAGGCCGAGCAGGCGAAGCTGGCGCGGATCCCGGACAACGCGCGGCTCGTCCCGTACGTGGCCTTGCACGCGCTCGCCCCGACGTGCACGGCGGCGATCACGCACGCCGGTTTCGGCACGCTGACGGCGTTCGCGCCCTACGGCGTCCCGCAGCTGACGTTGCCGTTCCACTTCGACGAGCCGACGCTCGGCCACCGCCTCGCCGCCCGGGGCGCCGGCCTCAACCTCGACCCGACGCAGGTCACGGGCGCGAACGTCCGCGAAGGCGTGCTGCGCCTGCTCACCGAGGCGAGCTTCACCACCGCGGCCCGCCGCCTCCAGACCGAGATCCGCGCCTTACCCAGCCCCAACGATCTGGTCCCCGAGATCGAAGCCCTGACCGCCAAGCACCGCACCCGCCACTGA
- a CDS encoding activator-dependent family glycosyltransferase — translation MRVLFAVNPEKSTFLYLVPMAWALRTAGHEVRVASQPGFADVITQAGLTAVPVGRDVDKWRGTRPELLEQSRAGLPSPWDVLDGNEDDLVEKQEHAVASIHRPDNVPMLAGLVEFAQAWQPDLVIWEPFCLAGPIAAKACGAAHARMLFSVDVFGLTREHFRKAKQDKDPLADWLGAYGRKYGFAFTEDMTTGHFTIDQFPASLQENADLDYVRTQYVPYGGPAVIPDWLKRPPERPRIGLTLGLTATEIFTGYTVPLRDVLTELSTLDVEVVATVAEAEQEKLGTLPDNVRVVSYVPWHALVPTCAAIVHHAGAATLLTTSRYPVPQLAVHYHFDQPILGRKLAEHGAGLALHTTEATGTAVRDAVQRLLTEPEFRRRAVALRGEVLSAPSPNDLVPRLEELTARHRTR, via the coding sequence GTGCGCGTTCTGTTCGCGGTCAACCCGGAGAAGAGCACCTTCCTGTACCTCGTGCCGATGGCGTGGGCGCTGCGCACCGCCGGGCACGAGGTGCGGGTGGCGAGCCAGCCCGGGTTCGCCGACGTCATCACCCAGGCCGGGCTGACCGCCGTCCCCGTCGGGCGGGACGTCGACAAGTGGCGCGGCACCCGGCCCGAGCTGCTGGAACAGTCGCGCGCCGGGCTCCCCTCGCCGTGGGACGTCCTCGACGGAAACGAGGACGACCTCGTCGAGAAGCAGGAGCACGCCGTCGCGTCGATCCACCGGCCGGACAACGTGCCGATGCTCGCCGGGCTCGTCGAGTTCGCGCAGGCCTGGCAGCCGGACCTGGTGATCTGGGAGCCGTTCTGCCTCGCCGGGCCGATCGCGGCCAAGGCGTGCGGGGCGGCGCACGCGCGGATGCTGTTCAGCGTCGACGTCTTCGGCCTGACCCGCGAACACTTCCGGAAGGCGAAGCAGGACAAGGACCCGCTGGCCGACTGGCTCGGCGCGTACGGCCGCAAGTACGGTTTCGCCTTCACCGAGGACATGACCACCGGGCACTTCACGATCGACCAGTTCCCGGCGAGCCTGCAGGAGAACGCCGACCTCGACTACGTCCGCACGCAGTACGTCCCGTACGGCGGCCCGGCGGTGATCCCGGACTGGCTCAAGCGCCCGCCGGAACGCCCCCGCATCGGCCTCACTCTCGGCCTGACCGCGACGGAGATCTTCACCGGCTACACCGTCCCGCTGCGGGACGTCCTCACCGAACTGTCCACTTTGGACGTCGAGGTCGTCGCGACCGTCGCCGAGGCCGAGCAGGAGAAGCTCGGGACGCTGCCGGACAACGTCCGCGTCGTGTCGTACGTCCCGTGGCACGCGCTGGTGCCGACCTGCGCGGCGATCGTGCACCACGCCGGCGCGGCGACGCTGCTGACGACGTCGCGCTACCCGGTGCCGCAGCTGGCCGTGCACTACCACTTCGACCAGCCGATCCTCGGCCGCAAGCTGGCCGAGCACGGTGCCGGGCTCGCGCTGCACACCACCGAGGCGACCGGCACAGCCGTCCGCGACGCCGTGCAGCGGCTGCTCACCGAGCCGGAGTTCCGCCGCCGGGCCGTCGCGCTGCGCGGCGAAGTCCTCTCCGCCCCCAGCCCGAACGACCTGGTGCCGCGGCTGGAAGAACTCACCGCCCGGCACCGCACCCGCTAG
- a CDS encoding activator-dependent family glycosyltransferase — protein sequence MRVLFTDTPEPTTFMPMAPLAWALRTAGHEVRFAAAPHFAETITQAGLTAVPVGRDVDMYRRLDAVMGALEHNAELKAEFEGVSDEDALELLKLESGMPAPYDVAEFPERADWEKMLPAYAGAVWTDHKPENFPMIAGLVEFARAWEPDLVLWEPSTYAGAIAAKACGAAHGRLLGRLDAFGVTRSHYVKLLAQQPEDQRYDPFADWYEGYCERYGFEFGEDMVTGQFSVDQFPGSLRMAADDVDYLPMQHVPYGGPASVPHWLWAAPTRPRVALTLGSTAAIRFDGYTVDVQDVLTALGDLDIEVIATVADNVRGRLTAVPRNTRIVPYAPLHALAPTCDVVINHAGAGTYLAVALHGVPQLTLPWDLDEPELARRATAHGSALMIRGDHATGKDVADGVARLLAEPRFRSRAVDLQQEMLALPSPNDVAGQLEELTVKFRTR from the coding sequence ATGCGTGTTCTGTTCACCGACACCCCCGAGCCGACGACGTTCATGCCGATGGCCCCGCTGGCCTGGGCGTTGCGCACGGCCGGGCACGAGGTCCGCTTCGCCGCGGCGCCCCACTTCGCCGAGACGATCACCCAGGCCGGGCTGACGGCCGTCCCGGTCGGCCGCGACGTCGACATGTACCGCCGTCTCGACGCCGTGATGGGCGCGCTCGAACACAACGCGGAGCTGAAGGCCGAGTTCGAGGGCGTCTCCGACGAAGATGCCCTGGAGCTGCTGAAACTCGAGTCCGGGATGCCCGCGCCCTACGACGTCGCCGAGTTCCCCGAGCGCGCCGACTGGGAGAAGATGCTGCCCGCCTACGCGGGCGCGGTGTGGACCGACCACAAACCCGAGAACTTCCCGATGATCGCCGGGCTCGTCGAGTTCGCCCGCGCGTGGGAGCCCGACCTGGTGCTGTGGGAGCCGTCGACCTACGCGGGCGCGATCGCGGCCAAGGCCTGCGGCGCGGCCCATGGACGTCTTCTGGGAAGGCTCGACGCGTTCGGCGTCACCCGGTCGCACTATGTGAAACTCCTGGCGCAGCAGCCGGAAGATCAGCGCTACGACCCGTTCGCCGACTGGTACGAGGGCTACTGCGAGCGCTACGGCTTCGAGTTCGGCGAGGACATGGTCACCGGGCAGTTCTCCGTGGACCAGTTCCCCGGCTCGCTGCGGATGGCCGCCGACGACGTCGACTACCTGCCGATGCAGCACGTCCCCTACGGCGGCCCGGCGTCGGTGCCGCACTGGCTGTGGGCTGCCCCGACCCGCCCGCGCGTCGCCCTCACGCTGGGCAGTACCGCCGCCATCCGGTTCGACGGCTACACCGTGGACGTCCAGGACGTCCTCACCGCGCTCGGCGACCTCGACATCGAGGTGATCGCCACCGTCGCCGACAACGTCCGCGGCCGGCTCACCGCCGTGCCGCGCAACACCCGGATCGTGCCGTACGCGCCGCTGCACGCCCTCGCGCCGACCTGCGACGTCGTGATCAACCACGCCGGCGCCGGCACCTACCTGGCCGTCGCGCTGCACGGCGTCCCGCAGCTGACCCTGCCGTGGGACCTCGACGAGCCGGAACTGGCGCGCCGCGCCACCGCGCACGGGTCGGCGTTGATGATCCGCGGCGACCACGCGACCGGTAAGGACGTCGCCGACGGCGTTGCCCGCCTGCTCGCCGAGCCGCGGTTCCGCTCGCGGGCCGTCGACCTGCAGCAGGAGATGCTCGCGCTGCCCTCACCCAACGACGTCGCCGGGCAGCTGGAAGAGCTGACCGTGAAGTTCCGGACGCGCTGA
- a CDS encoding nucleotide disphospho-sugar-binding domain-containing protein: MKVLFTVIAERTIFCSMVPLAWALRTAGHEVRVACQPAFASVVTQAGLTAVPVGRDATIWRMESLDPALLEQARAGLPSPWRVVEDPANADWEDLREGHRVAVDEGHKLENFPLIGGLAEFARAWEPDLVIWEPLTYAGPIAAKACGAAHARLLWSLDVFGATREIYRRTANGAPEDPLADWLGGYGRKYGFEFTEDMTTGQFSIDQVPPSIGLRASDLDYRPMQYVPYGGPAATPDWLPTQRPRIGLTLGTTATEQFGGYVVDVADTLAELSTLDVEVVATVKDPAFPIPDNARVVPFVPLDALAPTCDVVIDHAGPGTFLTVARHGVPQLTVPWDFDEPELARRAAAQGGSLTIRGDRATGVRIREGVERLLAEPSFRTRATDLRDELRGLPSPNDVAEEIEALVEKNR; encoded by the coding sequence ATGAAGGTCCTGTTCACCGTCATCGCCGAGCGGACCATCTTCTGCTCGATGGTCCCGCTGGCCTGGGCGCTGCGGACGGCCGGGCACGAGGTGCGCGTGGCCTGTCAGCCGGCGTTCGCTTCCGTGGTGACGCAGGCCGGGCTGACGGCCGTCCCGGTCGGGCGCGACGCGACGATCTGGCGGATGGAGAGCCTCGACCCGGCCCTGCTGGAGCAGGCACGAGCCGGGTTGCCGAGCCCGTGGCGGGTGGTCGAGGACCCCGCAAACGCCGACTGGGAAGACCTGCGCGAGGGCCACCGCGTCGCCGTCGACGAGGGCCACAAGCTGGAGAACTTCCCGCTGATCGGCGGCCTCGCCGAGTTCGCCCGGGCGTGGGAGCCCGACCTGGTGATCTGGGAGCCGCTGACCTACGCCGGCCCGATCGCCGCGAAGGCGTGCGGCGCGGCGCACGCCCGGCTGCTCTGGAGCCTCGACGTCTTCGGCGCGACCCGCGAGATCTACCGGCGGACGGCGAACGGCGCCCCCGAGGACCCGCTCGCGGACTGGCTCGGCGGTTACGGCCGCAAGTACGGCTTCGAGTTCACCGAGGACATGACGACCGGGCAGTTCAGCATCGACCAGGTGCCGCCGTCGATCGGCCTGCGCGCGAGCGACCTCGACTACCGGCCGATGCAGTACGTCCCCTACGGCGGCCCGGCCGCCACCCCGGACTGGCTGCCCACCCAGCGCCCGCGCATCGGCCTCACCCTGGGCACCACCGCGACCGAGCAGTTCGGCGGCTACGTCGTCGATGTCGCGGACACCCTCGCCGAGCTGTCCACTTTGGACGTCGAGGTGGTCGCGACGGTCAAGGATCCCGCGTTCCCGATCCCGGACAACGCGCGCGTCGTGCCTTTCGTCCCCCTGGACGCACTGGCCCCGACCTGCGACGTCGTCATCGACCACGCCGGGCCGGGCACGTTCCTCACGGTGGCCCGCCACGGCGTCCCGCAGCTGACGGTCCCGTGGGACTTCGACGAGCCCGAGCTGGCCCGCCGCGCGGCCGCGCAGGGCGGGTCGCTCACGATCCGCGGCGACCGCGCGACCGGCGTCCGGATCCGCGAGGGCGTCGAACGGCTCCTGGCCGAACCCTCGTTCAGGACTCGCGCCACGGACCTGCGTGACGAGCTGCGCGGCCTGCCGTCCCCCAACGACGTCGCCGAGGAGATCGAAGCCCTCGTCGAGAAGAACCGGTGA
- a CDS encoding nucleotide disphospho-sugar-binding domain-containing protein gives MRVLFATYPESTVFQPMVPLAWALRTAGHEVRVAAPPVFADTITAAGLTAVPVGRERTNTWRRLLSLDPAEAEADRAGLPSPYDAALRPVGVEEMRAGYERMIEHGHKLNNFALVPGLVEFARAWQPDLVIWEATTYAGAIAAKACGAAHARFLWSLDVFGVTRERFLALAPESDPLKDWLSGYGRKYGFDFDESLVTGEYTLDALPASLRLDADLDYRSMQYVPYNGPSTVPDWLQRPRDRPRIGLTLGTSATEQFAGYTVSVKDTLAELSTVDAEVVATVAEDLGPVDARVVPFVPLDVLAPTCDVVINHAGPGTFLTVARHGVPQLTVPWTFDEPALAARAADQGGSLTLPGDQATPEAIREHVQQLLTEPEFRDRAAALRKEIRALPTPNELAHELRTRS, from the coding sequence ATGCGCGTCCTGTTCGCCACCTACCCCGAGTCCACGGTGTTCCAGCCGATGGTGCCGCTGGCCTGGGCGTTGCGCACGGCCGGGCACGAGGTCCGCGTCGCCGCGCCCCCGGTTTTCGCCGACACGATCACCGCGGCCGGGCTCACCGCCGTCCCGGTCGGCCGGGAGCGCACGAACACCTGGCGGCGGCTGCTCTCCCTGGATCCCGCCGAAGCCGAGGCGGACCGGGCGGGCCTGCCGTCGCCGTACGACGCCGCGTTGCGCCCGGTGGGCGTCGAGGAGATGCGAGCCGGGTACGAGCGGATGATCGAGCACGGCCACAAGCTGAACAACTTCGCGCTCGTCCCCGGGCTCGTCGAGTTCGCCCGCGCGTGGCAGCCCGACCTGGTGATCTGGGAAGCCACGACGTACGCCGGCGCGATCGCGGCCAAGGCGTGCGGCGCGGCCCACGCGCGGTTCCTGTGGAGCCTCGACGTCTTCGGCGTGACGCGCGAACGCTTCCTCGCCCTCGCCCCGGAGTCAGACCCGCTGAAAGACTGGCTCAGCGGGTACGGCCGCAAGTACGGCTTCGACTTCGACGAAAGCCTGGTCACCGGCGAGTACACGCTCGACGCGCTGCCCGCGTCCCTGCGTCTCGACGCCGATCTCGACTACCGCTCGATGCAGTACGTCCCCTACAACGGCCCGTCGACGGTCCCGGACTGGCTGCAACGCCCCCGCGACCGGCCCCGGATCGGCCTCACGCTCGGCACGTCGGCCACCGAGCAGTTCGCGGGGTACACCGTGAGCGTCAAGGACACCCTGGCCGAGTTGTCCACTGTGGACGCCGAGGTGGTCGCCACCGTCGCCGAAGACCTGGGCCCGGTCGACGCGCGCGTCGTCCCCTTCGTGCCGCTCGACGTCCTGGCCCCGACCTGCGACGTCGTCATCAACCACGCCGGCCCGGGGACCTTCCTGACCGTCGCGCGCCACGGCGTCCCGCAACTGACGGTGCCGTGGACGTTCGACGAGCCCGCGCTCGCCGCCCGCGCCGCCGACCAGGGCGGCTCGCTCACCTTGCCCGGCGACCAAGCCACGCCCGAGGCCATCCGGGAGCACGTCCAGCAGCTGCTGACCGAACCGGAGTTCCGCGACCGCGCCGCCGCGCTGCGCAAGGAGATCCGGGCTCTGCCCACCCCCAACGAGCTAGCCCACGAACTCCGCACCCGGTCGTGA